The following coding sequences lie in one Apium graveolens cultivar Ventura chromosome 1, ASM990537v1, whole genome shotgun sequence genomic window:
- the LOC141671165 gene encoding tonoplast dicarboxylate transporter gives MNGNSLDHDPKSPLLPLHDQTNQTSQTFTYNIKSIFTLQNFYILLGPLLCGLICFTVKLDAPTSSRNMLAVLAWIFSWWMTEAVPMPITSMSPLFLFPIFGISTADDVAHAYMDDVIALVLGSFILALSVEHYNIHRRLALNITVLFSGDPLNPQILLLGICGTTLFVSMWMHNVAVTLMMMPVATGILQRFPTGPQSDVVTTKFCKAVVLGVIYSATIGGMSTLTGTGVNLILVGMWKSYFPEADPITFSNYIIFGFPLALFVFLAMWVILCLWFVPKGSGRILSAYLDKSHLKRELDVLGPMAFAEKMILTLFSILIFLWMTRSITDDIPGWGSLFNGRAGDGTVSVMVATLLFIIPNRKQAGEKLMDWNKCKKLPWNIILLLGAGFALAEGVQTSGLANVLSKTLDFLEEVPYIAMAPAVCLICAILTEFITSNNATTTLVLPLLIEIAKTMHVHPLLLMLPGSIGAQLAFLLPTGTPSNVIGFTTGHIDLKDMIKAGIPLKFAGIVVLSVVMPTLGAYIFGTDNKQ, from the exons ATGAACGGGAATTCCCTGGATCATGATCCAAAATCTCCTCTCCTTCCTCTTCACGATCAAACTAACCAAACTTCACAAACCTTCACCTACAATATCAAATCCATTTTCACACTCCAAAACTTTTACATACTTCTTGGACCTCTTTTATGTGGCCTTATTTGTTTCACTGTCAAACTTGATGCTCCCACAAGTAGCCGCAACATGCTTGCGGTGCTTGCATGGATATTCTCCTGGTGGATGACGGAGGCGGTCCCGATGCCAATAACATCTATGTCACCGTTATTTCTTTTTCCGATATTCGGAATTTCTACTGCTGATGATGTTGCTCATGCTTATATGGATGATGTTATTGCACTTGTGCTGGGAAGCTTTATTCTTGCTCTTTCCGTGGAGCATTATAATATTCACCGGAGATTGGCTTTAAAT ATAACAGTGTTATTCAGCGGAGACCCACTGAACCCACAAATACTACTCCTGGGAATATGTGGCACAACACTATTCGTCAGCATGTGGATGCACAACGTGGCAGTAACTTTAATGATGATGCCGGTGGCAACGGGTATCTTACAGAGATTCCCAACTGGTCCACAATCCGACGTTGTAACCACCAAGTTCTGCAAAGCTGTTGTGTTAGGTGTAATATACTCTGCAACCATCGGAGGTATGAGTACACTTACAGGGACCGGAGTCAATCTGATATTGGTTGGAATGTGGAAAAGTTATTTTCCAGAAGCAGATCCTATTACATTCAGCAATTATATTATTTTTGGGTTCCCGTTGGCTCTATTTGTTTTCTTGGCTATGTGGGTAATTCTTTGCTTGTGGTTTGTGCCGAAGGGTTCGGGTAGAATTCTTTCAGCTTATCTTGACAAGTCCCATTTGAAGAGGGAGCTTGATGTGCTAG GTCCTATGGCTTTTGCTGAGAAGATGATATTGACCCTATTTTCG ATTTTGATTTTTCTATGGATGACAAGGAGTATAACAGATGACATTCCTGGATGGGGTTCTCTATTCAATGGTCGTGCAGGCGATGGAACCGTTAGT GTGATGGTGGCAACTTTGCTATTCATAATTCCAAATAGGAAGCAGGCAGGCGAGAAACTAATGGACTGGAACAAATGCAAGAAACTTCCATGGAACATTATATTACTATTAGGAGCTGGATTCGCCTTAGCCGAGGGAGTCCAAACCAGCGGCCTAGCTAATGTGTTATCGAAAACATTAGATTTCTTAGAAGAAGTTCCATATATAGCCATGGCTCCTGCAGTTTGTCTCATATGTGCAATACTTACTGAGTTCATCACATCTAATAATGCTACCACAACTCTAGTTCTCCCGCTTCTTATAGAAATCGCGAAAACAATGCATGTTCATCCACTTCTTCTCATGCTTCCCGGTTCAATAGGAGCGCAACTCGCCTTCCTCCTTCCAACCGGAACTCCTTCAAATGTAATAGGGTTCACTACAGGGCATATTGATCTTAAAGATATGATCAAGGCTGGAATTCCACTAAAATTTGCTGGAATTGTTGTGCTATCAGTTGTGATGCCTACGCTAG GAGCTTACATTTTCGGGACCGATAACAAACAGTAG